A single region of the Rhodospirillales bacterium genome encodes:
- a CDS encoding PhoH family protein, which produces MSFDDNRLLPLLYGEQNAHLRDIEESLKVDISSRGSDLLIEGAARPKQLAQMTLEMLWKKLQRGQEVTRSEVKAAIKFAQGEGQPLPINGTASNKDDFFEEKAGIKAGGNRLVTPRSPHQSTYIEAIKKYDMVFGIGPAGTGKTFLAVAAAVEMYKDGLIDRMIFCRPAVEAGEQLGFLPGDMLEKIDPYLRPIYDALHDLIPKEQIAKKLENGDIEIAPLAFMRGRTLKNAFVVLDEAQNTTAMQMKMLLTRMGEGTHVVITGDPSQIDLPNGAKSGLKEAIKILKEIDEVAFIHFDETDVVRHRLVSKIIEAYKAYDDSDG; this is translated from the coding sequence ATGAGCTTCGACGATAACCGTCTCCTGCCGCTGCTTTATGGCGAGCAAAACGCGCATCTGCGCGATATCGAAGAGTCTTTGAAAGTCGATATTTCCTCCCGCGGGAGCGACCTCCTGATCGAGGGCGCGGCGCGGCCTAAACAGCTCGCACAGATGACCCTTGAGATGCTCTGGAAAAAATTGCAGCGCGGACAGGAGGTCACAAGATCCGAAGTAAAAGCCGCCATTAAATTTGCGCAAGGGGAAGGTCAGCCTCTCCCGATAAACGGGACCGCCTCGAACAAGGATGATTTTTTTGAGGAAAAAGCGGGAATAAAGGCAGGGGGAAACAGGCTTGTTACGCCCCGCTCCCCTCACCAGTCCACTTATATCGAAGCCATCAAGAAATATGACATGGTGTTCGGGATCGGCCCCGCCGGAACGGGCAAGACGTTTCTGGCCGTCGCCGCAGCCGTCGAAATGTACAAGGACGGCCTCATTGACCGGATGATTTTTTGCCGCCCGGCCGTCGAAGCCGGCGAACAGCTTGGTTTTCTTCCGGGCGACATGCTGGAAAAAATAGACCCTTACCTGCGCCCCATTTATGACGCGCTGCATGACCTCATACCGAAAGAACAAATCGCCAAAAAGCTCGAAAACGGCGATATTGAAATCGCGCCGCTTGCTTTTATGCGCGGGCGCACGTTGAAGAATGCGTTTGTAGTTCTGGACGAAGCCCAGAACACCACGGCCATGCAGATGAAAATGCTGCTAACCCGTATGGGCGAAGGAACGCATGTCGTCATAACCGGCGACCCGAGCCAGATTGACTTGCCAAACGGCGCAAAATCAGGCTTAAAAGAGGCCATTAAAATTTTAAAAGAAATAGATGAAGTTGCCTTTATCCATTTTGATGAAACAGACGTCGTCCGGCACAGGCTGGTCAGCAAGATTATAGAGGCGTACAAGGCATATGACGATTCCGACGGATAA
- the ybeY gene encoding rRNA maturation RNase YbeY, with amino-acid sequence MTIPTDNLLIDVAIQDPEWEDLKGIETLALETVHMAMQMVDLPEPLQGRAMEISVALANDDLIRILNREYREKDSPTNVLTFATLDEGELQSEDPVNLGDIVLSYQTVRRESQEQEKFLQDHVAHLLVHGTLHLLGYRHQDDDEANIMETLEIRILEKLGVQNPYTETIPLS; translated from the coding sequence ATGACGATTCCGACGGATAACCTCCTTATAGACGTGGCCATTCAGGACCCTGAATGGGAAGATCTTAAAGGCATTGAAACGCTGGCACTGGAGACCGTGCACATGGCGATGCAGATGGTCGATCTGCCGGAGCCGCTCCAGGGCCGGGCGATGGAAATCAGCGTTGCGCTGGCCAATGACGATTTGATCCGGATCCTGAACCGGGAATACCGGGAGAAAGATTCCCCCACCAATGTTTTAACGTTTGCAACGCTGGATGAGGGGGAGCTGCAAAGCGAAGATCCTGTCAATCTTGGCGATATCGTTTTGTCCTATCAAACCGTCCGCCGGGAATCGCAGGAGCAGGAAAAATTTCTTCAGGACCATGTCGCCCATCTTCTGGTTCACGGCACGCTTCATCTTTTAGGATACCGTCATCAGGACGATGACGAAGCCAACATCATGGAGACCCTTGAAATCCGTATTCTCGAAAAACTGGGTGTTCAAAACCCTTATACGGAAACAATTCCCCTTTCATAA
- a CDS encoding HlyC/CorC family transporter has product MSDPLHKDNADAEPSPDSSEKGGAFPWIKRLLPSKPEDHNLREALEDYIEELDESDSHSVAVHERNLISNVLKIRNMTLVDVMIPRADIAAIEVNASEEDLMALLSEKQFSRIPVYRETLDDVIGSVHIKDIMACMAAKKELNIRNMLRDIPVLSPAMAVLDLLLLMQEQKKHMALVTDEYGGIDGLVTIGDIIEAIVGEVEDEFDTDDQPELIEKPDGTLLADARYDLEEFEEKYGCLLKEEEREDADTIGGLVFLAAGRVPARGEVIRHESSGMVFEIVDADPRRVERVLIKNIPKKDEG; this is encoded by the coding sequence ATGTCCGATCCCCTCCATAAAGATAACGCCGACGCCGAACCTTCTCCTGATTCTTCCGAAAAAGGAGGCGCTTTTCCATGGATAAAGCGCCTGCTTCCTTCGAAACCGGAGGATCATAATCTGCGCGAGGCGCTGGAAGATTATATCGAGGAACTGGACGAAAGCGATTCCCACTCGGTGGCGGTGCATGAGCGCAACCTGATTTCCAACGTGCTGAAAATACGGAATATGACGCTTGTGGATGTCATGATTCCGCGGGCCGACATTGCCGCCATAGAAGTCAACGCTTCGGAAGAGGACCTCATGGCCCTTCTGTCCGAAAAACAGTTCAGCCGGATTCCCGTCTACCGCGAAACGCTGGACGATGTGATCGGCAGCGTCCATATCAAGGACATCATGGCCTGCATGGCCGCCAAAAAAGAACTCAACATTCGGAACATGCTGCGGGATATTCCGGTTCTCTCCCCGGCCATGGCCGTTCTGGACCTTCTCCTCCTGATGCAGGAGCAGAAAAAACACATGGCGCTTGTTACGGATGAATATGGCGGAATCGACGGCCTCGTGACAATCGGGGACATTATCGAGGCCATTGTCGGGGAAGTGGAAGACGAGTTTGACACGGACGACCAGCCCGAACTGATCGAAAAGCCTGACGGGACCCTCCTGGCGGATGCCCGTTATGATCTGGAAGAATTCGAAGAAAAATATGGCTGTTTGTTGAAAGAAGAAGAACGGGAAGATGCCGACACGATCGGCGGCCTTGTTTTCCTGGCGGCCGGGCGCGTTCCGGCGCGCGGCGAAGTTATCAGGCACGAATCCTCCGGCATGGTTTTTGAAATCGTCGATGCCGATCCGCGCCGTGTGGAGCGCGTTTTAATCAAAAATATTCCGAAAAAAGATGAAGGTTAA
- the lnt gene encoding apolipoprotein N-acyltransferase, with product MKVKKPAAKSLLSFAFATLLPFMAGIFCALSMAPASWWPLLFAGFSLFYITLAKAGSAGRAALSGFFFGLGYFLKGLWWIGNALLVEGNDYAWVWPLAVMGLPTLLALFTSVAAALSRVTGDLKTISGFLVFCAVMALSEWVRGHIFTGFPWNLYAYAWSENLPLLQTLSLTGPYGLTLLTIFWAALGGYLYVSPQSLNRKMLLTFSAVFLFIACFSFGSYRLHTSADESTNRNIALRVIQPNIRQDLKWLPDLQGLHFEKHLKLSAPSSGEGAPQASTTLIIWPETSVPPVIFESPAGRDKIKNMLSSYKGEVYLLAGVLRREKGESGQTDYYNSIVLFDKKGRVRPLYDKTHLVPFGEYIPLQKWIPLRPVVEFTGFQRGAGPQTIIEDSIPPFSGLVCYEIIFPGKVAGESETRPDWIVNLTNDAWYGISAGPYQHFDHARFRAVEEALPVIRSANTGLSGVIDSYGRTLSVSTLNQDNALQTLLPAASGKATLYSQTRDWPFLLFCGFILLAGFRRMFKHN from the coding sequence ATGAAGGTTAAAAAACCTGCCGCAAAGTCCTTGCTTTCCTTTGCCTTTGCCACGCTCCTGCCTTTTATGGCCGGTATTTTTTGCGCCTTGTCCATGGCGCCTGCGTCCTGGTGGCCCCTTCTCTTTGCAGGCTTCAGCCTCTTTTATATAACCCTTGCAAAGGCCGGAAGTGCCGGACGGGCCGCTCTTTCCGGTTTTTTCTTTGGACTGGGTTATTTCCTGAAGGGGTTGTGGTGGATCGGAAACGCCCTTCTTGTCGAAGGCAATGACTATGCGTGGGTCTGGCCGCTGGCCGTGATGGGCCTGCCGACCCTGCTGGCCTTGTTTACGTCTGTCGCGGCAGCGCTTTCCCGCGTGACGGGGGATCTTAAAACCATCTCCGGTTTTCTTGTTTTCTGCGCCGTCATGGCTCTGTCCGAATGGGTGCGCGGGCATATCTTCACCGGCTTTCCGTGGAATTTATACGCCTATGCATGGTCGGAGAACCTGCCGCTCCTCCAGACCTTAAGCCTCACAGGGCCTTACGGCCTGACCCTTCTGACGATTTTCTGGGCCGCGCTGGGAGGATATTTGTACGTTTCGCCGCAGAGCCTGAACCGGAAAATGCTCTTAACCTTCAGCGCTGTTTTTCTTTTTATCGCCTGCTTTTCTTTCGGGAGTTACAGGCTCCACACATCGGCAGACGAAAGCACAAACAGGAATATCGCCTTACGGGTTATCCAGCCCAATATCCGGCAGGACTTAAAATGGCTCCCGGATTTACAGGGACTTCATTTTGAAAAACACCTGAAACTTTCCGCCCCTTCTTCCGGCGAAGGAGCGCCGCAGGCTTCCACAACCCTCATAATATGGCCGGAGACGTCCGTTCCGCCCGTTATTTTCGAATCGCCCGCAGGCCGGGATAAAATAAAAAACATGCTCTCTTCCTATAAAGGGGAAGTCTATCTCCTTGCAGGCGTTCTCAGACGGGAAAAAGGCGAAAGCGGCCAGACGGATTATTACAACTCTATCGTTCTCTTTGACAAAAAAGGGCGCGTAAGGCCCCTCTACGACAAAACCCACCTTGTTCCCTTTGGCGAATATATCCCGCTTCAAAAATGGATTCCGCTTCGACCCGTCGTGGAATTCACGGGCTTTCAAAGAGGCGCAGGGCCGCAAACCATTATAGAAGACAGCATCCCCCCCTTCAGCGGGCTGGTCTGCTATGAAATCATCTTTCCCGGAAAGGTTGCCGGAGAGTCCGAAACGCGGCCCGACTGGATCGTGAACCTGACAAACGACGCATGGTACGGCATCAGTGCGGGCCCCTACCAGCATTTCGACCATGCCCGGTTCCGGGCGGTTGAAGAAGCCCTGCCCGTCATCCGGTCCGCCAATACGGGCCTTTCGGGTGTCATCGATTCATACGGACGCACCCTGAGCGTGTCGACCCTGAACCAGGATAATGCGCTTCAGACGCTTCTTCCCGCCGCTTCCGGCAAGGCAACGCTCTACAGCCAAACAAGAGACTGGCCTTTTCTTCTTTTTTGTGGCTTTATCCTGCTCGCCGGGTTCAGACGTATGTTTAAACATAATTAG
- a CDS encoding helix-turn-helix transcriptional regulator, which translates to MDGHIGGRLRQRRSLLGITQEQLAESVGITFQQIQKYENGVNRISAGRLFEFSEILDVPVSFFFENFAGGKKKSYQALGLAEGDQAPFEGEEDILKRKETLQLIRVYYSIRNPKLRKDLFNLVKSMADNMRDQDGES; encoded by the coding sequence ATGGACGGGCATATCGGAGGACGCCTGCGCCAGCGCCGTTCCCTGCTTGGGATAACTCAGGAACAACTGGCGGAATCTGTCGGTATCACCTTTCAGCAGATACAAAAATACGAAAACGGCGTCAACCGGATCAGCGCCGGACGCCTGTTTGAATTCAGCGAAATTCTGGATGTGCCGGTTTCCTTCTTTTTTGAAAATTTTGCAGGCGGGAAGAAGAAATCCTACCAGGCTCTGGGGCTTGCGGAAGGGGATCAGGCCCCGTTTGAAGGAGAGGAAGATATTCTGAAACGAAAAGAAACGCTTCAGTTGATCCGTGTTTACTATTCCATCCGCAATCCGAAACTCCGCAAGGATTTGTTCAATCTTGTCAAAAGCATGGCCGACAACATGAGAGATCAGGACGGAGAGTCTTGA
- a CDS encoding methionine adenosyltransferase — protein sequence MSAHGLQNFIFTSESVSEGHPDKLCDQISDAIVDRFMEGDPNSRCAVETVTTTNYVGILGETRGPSDITPDVMEQIARDVIKQVGYEQEGFHWKDVEVDVRAHSQSADIAQGVDAEGAGDQGIMFGYACRETEALMPAAIHYSHVILRSLAEARHAGKLPDVEPDSKSQISLEYKDGEPVRATSVVVSSQHSAKVSQNDVREMIRPYVLETLPEGWMCPEDEFYVNPTGRFVIGGPVGDAGLTGRKIIVDTYGGAAPHGGGAFSGKDSTKVDRSAAYAARYLAKNIVAAGYADRCTIQLAYAIGVAKPMSLYVNTHGTGSVPEAKLVEAIDRVMDLTPTGIRNHLNLRRPIYARTAAYGHFGREPEQDGGFSWEKLDLVEPLQKAIG from the coding sequence ATGTCTGCACACGGTCTGCAAAATTTTATCTTCACCAGTGAATCCGTATCCGAAGGTCATCCGGACAAGCTCTGCGACCAGATATCGGATGCGATTGTCGACCGGTTCATGGAAGGCGACCCGAATTCCCGTTGCGCGGTGGAAACAGTCACGACAACAAATTATGTCGGGATTCTGGGCGAAACGCGTGGCCCCTCGGACATCACGCCCGATGTGATGGAACAGATCGCCCGCGATGTGATTAAACAGGTCGGGTACGAACAGGAAGGCTTTCACTGGAAGGATGTCGAGGTTGACGTCCGCGCCCATTCCCAGTCTGCCGATATCGCCCAGGGCGTTGACGCCGAAGGCGCCGGAGATCAGGGCATTATGTTCGGCTATGCCTGCCGCGAAACGGAAGCGTTGATGCCCGCAGCTATTCATTACTCGCATGTGATTTTGCGGTCTTTGGCTGAAGCCCGTCATGCCGGAAAGCTGCCGGATGTTGAGCCTGACTCAAAATCCCAGATTTCCCTTGAATATAAAGACGGGGAACCCGTCCGCGCCACCTCCGTTGTGGTGTCTTCACAGCACAGCGCAAAAGTGTCCCAGAACGACGTGCGTGAAATGATCCGCCCTTACGTTCTCGAAACGCTGCCCGAAGGCTGGATGTGCCCGGAAGATGAATTTTACGTGAACCCCACAGGCCGTTTTGTCATTGGCGGCCCGGTCGGGGATGCCGGCCTGACAGGCCGCAAGATTATCGTGGATACCTATGGCGGCGCGGCCCCGCATGGCGGCGGCGCTTTCTCGGGCAAGGATTCAACGAAAGTGGACCGCTCGGCGGCATATGCGGCGCGTTATCTGGCGAAAAACATTGTCGCGGCCGGTTATGCGGACCGCTGCACCATCCAGCTTGCCTATGCGATCGGCGTGGCCAAACCGATGTCTTTATACGTGAACACGCACGGCACCGGCAGCGTACCGGAAGCGAAACTGGTCGAAGCCATCGATCGGGTGATGGATCTCACCCCGACAGGCATCCGCAACCACTTGAATCTGCGGCGCCCGATTTACGCCCGCACCGCCGCTTACGGACATTTCGGCCGCGAGCCGGAACAAGACGGCGGTTTTTCGTGGGAAAAGCTGGACCTTGTGGAGCCGTTGCAAAAAGCCATTGGCTAA
- the trmB gene encoding tRNA (guanosine(46)-N7)-methyltransferase TrmB produces the protein MSIKNTKQGFYGRRQGRPLSASRLKTLEDALPALQIGESLLKEDGRLDPQSLFSSAHDKIILEIGFGNGEHLAGMMRRMPENAYIGIEPFINGMSAFLKDIEALSQDNIRVYMDDALTVVRSLKSESIDTFYILNPDPWHKARHHKRRIVRAETLKDYHRVLKPGGDLILTTDVEDLAEWMATHVHLHGGFEWLAESAKDWQTPPGDWIPTRYETKGAKGAKKMTYLFYRKK, from the coding sequence ATGTCAATAAAAAACACAAAACAGGGCTTTTACGGGCGGCGGCAGGGGCGGCCCTTAAGCGCTTCACGCCTGAAAACGCTGGAAGACGCCCTCCCCGCCCTTCAGATTGGCGAATCCCTGCTGAAGGAAGACGGACGCCTTGATCCGCAGTCCCTCTTTTCGTCCGCACACGACAAAATCATTCTCGAAATCGGCTTTGGGAACGGAGAGCATCTGGCCGGGATGATGCGCCGCATGCCGGAAAATGCCTATATCGGCATCGAGCCTTTTATCAATGGAATGAGTGCTTTTCTCAAAGATATTGAAGCTTTATCTCAAGACAATATCCGCGTCTATATGGATGACGCTTTGACGGTGGTGCGGTCCCTCAAAAGCGAAAGCATCGACACCTTCTATATCCTGAACCCCGACCCGTGGCATAAAGCCCGGCACCATAAACGCCGGATCGTGCGGGCAGAGACTTTGAAAGACTATCACCGCGTCCTCAAGCCCGGCGGGGACCTCATCCTCACCACGGATGTCGAGGATCTGGCCGAATGGATGGCCACGCATGTCCATCTTCATGGGGGGTTTGAATGGCTGGCCGAGAGCGCCAAAGACTGGCAAACCCCGCCCGGGGACTGGATTCCCACGCGCTACGAAACCAAGGGCGCCAAAGGGGCCAAAAAAATGACCTATTTGTTTTACAGGAAAAAATAA
- a CDS encoding ribosome maturation factor RimP, with product MRQTPLEAKLTPIIAPIVEEMGFRFMTLSFAKDILQIMAENPETGSLGVEDCAKISRAIAPALDVEDLISGAYRLEVSSPGIDRPLVDAQDFRRYAGFEAKIELGVPAESGQKRFRGILGDEKDGTVLLKTDEGDKTFPLADIQKARLVMNDSLLQMKNKKIEKGKGKGR from the coding sequence ATGAGACAAACACCGCTGGAAGCAAAACTAACGCCTATAATTGCCCCGATCGTCGAAGAGATGGGGTTTCGGTTTATGACGCTCAGCTTTGCCAAGGATATTTTGCAAATCATGGCCGAAAATCCTGAAACGGGCTCTTTGGGCGTGGAGGATTGCGCAAAAATCAGCCGCGCGATTGCGCCGGCGCTGGACGTTGAAGACCTGATTTCGGGCGCTTACAGGCTGGAAGTCAGCTCTCCGGGCATCGACCGTCCGCTTGTGGACGCGCAGGATTTCCGGCGCTATGCCGGGTTTGAAGCCAAAATAGAGCTTGGCGTCCCTGCAGAGTCGGGGCAAAAACGCTTTCGCGGTATTTTGGGGGACGAAAAAGACGGGACGGTCTTGCTGAAGACGGATGAGGGAGACAAAACATTCCCCCTTGCCGATATTCAGAAAGCCCGGCTGGTCATGAACGATTCATTACTGCAGATGAAAAATAAAAAGATCGAAAAAGGAAAAGGAAAAGGACGATAA
- the nusA gene encoding transcription termination/antitermination protein NusA: MELLQVADAVAREKNIDREIIIEAMEESIQKAGRSKYGHDHDIRATIDRANGNIELKRYREVVEEVDEENEVRQLTLEEAQRIKKDAEIGEFLIDELPPLDFGRIAAQTAKQVIVQKVREAERARQFIEFQDRKGEIINGLVKRVEYGNATIDIGGRAEGLLRRDEALPREHLKNGDRVRAYIYDVREEQRGPQIFLSRTHPDFMAKLFTQEVPEIYDGIIEIKGVARDPGSRAKIAVQSYDSGIDPVGACVGMRGSRVQTVVNELQGEKIDIIPWSEDIGTFIIHALAPAAVAKVVLDEAKKRMDVVVPEDQLSLAIGRRGQNVRLASMLSGWDIDIMTEEEEAKKRTEEFAAKSELFTTALDVDEVIVHLLVAEGFRNITEIAETPVEEMAYIEGFDEDVAEELINRAKAWLEAQAEDLKKKQKELNLSDDLVSFKGLSPDLIIKLGENGIKTLDDFADLATDELIELLGEGTMKPSEAEKLIMKAREHWFAEEDAAKAAQDENAEAEAENDNGVETGKREAATNV, from the coding sequence ATCGAATTGTTGCAAGTTGCCGACGCTGTGGCGCGTGAGAAAAACATCGACCGTGAAATCATTATTGAGGCGATGGAAGAATCCATTCAGAAAGCGGGCCGTTCCAAATACGGGCACGACCACGATATCCGCGCGACGATTGACCGCGCGAACGGGAACATTGAACTCAAACGCTACCGCGAAGTGGTCGAGGAAGTTGACGAAGAAAACGAAGTGCGCCAGCTCACCCTCGAGGAAGCGCAGCGCATCAAAAAAGACGCCGAGATTGGTGAGTTTCTGATTGACGAGCTGCCGCCGCTGGATTTTGGCCGTATCGCCGCCCAGACCGCCAAACAGGTCATCGTCCAGAAAGTCCGCGAAGCCGAGCGGGCGCGCCAGTTTATCGAGTTTCAGGACCGCAAGGGCGAAATCATCAACGGCCTGGTCAAACGGGTCGAATACGGCAATGCCACCATCGATATCGGCGGACGCGCCGAAGGGCTGCTCCGCCGCGACGAAGCCCTGCCCCGCGAACATCTGAAAAACGGCGACCGCGTGCGCGCCTATATTTACGATGTGCGCGAAGAACAGCGCGGACCGCAGATTTTTCTCTCCCGGACCCATCCGGATTTCATGGCCAAACTTTTTACGCAGGAAGTGCCTGAAATTTACGACGGCATTATCGAGATCAAAGGCGTGGCCCGCGATCCGGGAAGCCGCGCCAAAATCGCCGTTCAGTCCTATGACAGCGGCATTGACCCTGTCGGTGCCTGCGTGGGGATGCGCGGAAGCCGTGTCCAGACGGTTGTGAACGAACTGCAGGGCGAAAAAATCGACATTATCCCCTGGTCCGAAGATATCGGAACCTTCATTATCCACGCCCTCGCCCCTGCGGCCGTGGCCAAGGTGGTTCTGGACGAAGCCAAAAAACGCATGGATGTCGTTGTGCCGGAAGACCAGCTGTCTCTGGCGATCGGCCGGCGCGGACAAAATGTCCGTCTGGCTTCCATGCTCTCGGGCTGGGATATCGACATCATGACGGAAGAAGAAGAAGCCAAAAAACGGACGGAAGAATTTGCGGCCAAATCGGAACTCTTCACCACCGCCCTGGATGTGGATGAGGTTATCGTGCACCTGCTGGTGGCCGAAGGCTTCAGGAACATTACAGAAATCGCCGAAACCCCCGTGGAGGAAATGGCGTATATCGAGGGCTTCGACGAAGATGTGGCCGAAGAACTGATCAACCGCGCCAAGGCCTGGCTGGAAGCGCAGGCGGAAGACCTCAAAAAGAAACAAAAAGAACTCAATCTGTCCGACGATCTTGTTTCTTTCAAAGGGCTTTCCCCGGATCTCATCATCAAACTGGGAGAAAACGGGATCAAGACCCTTGATGACTTCGCGGATCTGGCCACGGATGAACTGATTGAACTTCTCGGCGAAGGCACCATGAAGCCTTCCGAAGCGGAAAAACTCATCATGAAGGCCCGCGAACACTGGTTTGCGGAAGAAGATGCCGCAAAAGCCGCGCAGGATGAAAATGCGGAAGCGGAAGCCGAAAACGACAATGGCGTGGAAACCGGCAAACGGGAGGCGGCGACCAATGTTTAA